A stretch of Haloprofundus halophilus DNA encodes these proteins:
- a CDS encoding alpha/beta hydrolase, translating into MNADPEWHSYDLTDDHTVVGDVLVSEELDPDSPKLPARRVSAYLPPSYRGSDADYPVLYMHDGQNLFDERTSNDGEWRVDETMQRLSEEGIEVIVVAVPHGTDNRRNEYTPHEHEKFGGGDADAYLDFLVSELKPAIDREFRTRTDRDSTGLMGSSLGGLVSLYGYFEQAQTFGFAGVMSPAFWWNREIFDYVDARTYFSGKLYFDVGGDERPDDPERTREYVEDAERMVELLREKRLRRGRTPLRRRRRGGSPRGRVGRQTARRASVPAERPVTEFRFRAPG; encoded by the coding sequence ATGAACGCCGACCCCGAGTGGCACTCGTACGACCTGACCGACGACCACACCGTCGTCGGCGACGTGCTCGTCTCCGAGGAACTCGACCCCGACTCGCCGAAACTGCCGGCGCGGCGCGTCTCCGCCTACCTCCCGCCGTCGTACCGCGGGAGCGACGCCGACTACCCCGTGCTCTACATGCACGACGGGCAGAACCTCTTCGACGAACGCACGAGCAACGACGGCGAGTGGCGCGTCGACGAGACGATGCAGCGACTGAGCGAGGAGGGAATCGAAGTCATCGTCGTCGCGGTTCCACACGGCACTGATAACCGGCGTAACGAGTACACGCCGCACGAACACGAGAAATTCGGCGGCGGCGACGCCGACGCGTATCTCGACTTTCTCGTCTCGGAGCTCAAACCCGCCATCGACCGGGAGTTCCGAACCCGGACCGACCGCGACTCCACCGGTCTGATGGGGTCGTCGCTCGGCGGCCTCGTCAGCCTCTACGGCTACTTCGAGCAGGCTCAGACGTTCGGCTTCGCGGGCGTGATGAGCCCCGCGTTCTGGTGGAACCGCGAGATATTCGACTACGTCGACGCGCGGACGTACTTTTCGGGGAAACTGTACTTCGACGTCGGTGGCGACGAGCGACCCGACGACCCCGAGCGGACGCGAGAGTACGTCGAGGACGCCGAGCGGATGGTCGAACTGCTGCGCGAGAAAAGGCTACGACGAGGACGAACTCCGCTTCGTCGTCGACGACGAGGCGGTTCACCACGAGGACGCGTGGGCCGACAGACTGCCCGACGCGCTTCGGTTCCTGCTGAGCGACCGGTGACGGAGTTCCGTTTTCGAGCACCCGGATAG
- a CDS encoding 50S ribosomal protein L15e produces MAKSFYSHIREAWQTPGDGKLAELQWQRKQEWRRQGAIERIERPTRLDKARELGYKAKQGIVVVRVSVRKGNARKRRHKAGRRSKRQGVNRIGRRKSIQRIAEERASRKYVNLRLLNSYWVGEDGSQKWFEMILVDPNHPAIQNDDDLNWICSDKHKGRAFRGLSNEGKKNRGLNNRGKGTEHNRPSVTSGKSRGK; encoded by the coding sequence ATGGCAAAAAGCTTCTACTCACACATCCGCGAAGCCTGGCAGACCCCCGGCGACGGCAAACTCGCCGAGCTCCAGTGGCAGCGAAAACAGGAATGGCGTCGACAGGGCGCTATCGAACGAATCGAGCGACCGACGCGACTCGACAAAGCCCGCGAACTCGGCTACAAGGCCAAGCAGGGTATCGTCGTCGTGCGCGTCTCGGTCCGCAAGGGTAACGCCCGCAAGCGCCGCCACAAGGCGGGTCGCCGCTCGAAGCGCCAGGGCGTCAACCGCATCGGTCGACGCAAGAGCATCCAGCGCATCGCCGAGGAGCGCGCCTCCCGGAAGTACGTCAACCTCCGCCTGCTCAACTCCTACTGGGTCGGCGAGGACGGGTCGCAGAAGTGGTTCGAGATGATCCTCGTGGACCCGAACCACCCCGCGATTCAGAACGACGACGACCTCAACTGGATCTGCTCGGACAAGCACAAAGGCCGCGCCTTCCGCGGCCTCTCCAACGAGGGCAAGAAGAACCGCGGCCTCAACAACCGCGGCAAAGGTACCGAGCACAACCGTCCCAGCGTCACCAGCGGCAAGAGCCGCGGCAAGTAA
- a CDS encoding DoxX family membrane protein — translation MSVGSAVGRLVFALGRTLFGGLLAYMGVKNLQEMSGRIAYAEAKEVPNANILVPASSGALVAGGVGIALWKFPRLAAAGVAAFLAGVTPTIHDFWNMEDDDRTNERNAFLKNAALLGAALAILGSGKRAHPSASTLADPTEETRTGDAAEPAETVDTVE, via the coding sequence ATGAGCGTCGGTAGCGCGGTCGGGCGACTGGTGTTCGCCCTCGGTCGGACGCTGTTCGGCGGCTTGCTGGCGTACATGGGCGTGAAGAACCTCCAGGAGATGAGCGGACGCATCGCCTACGCCGAGGCCAAAGAAGTGCCGAACGCGAATATTTTGGTCCCGGCGTCGAGCGGCGCACTGGTCGCCGGCGGCGTCGGCATCGCACTGTGGAAGTTCCCCCGTCTGGCGGCGGCCGGTGTCGCCGCGTTCCTCGCGGGCGTCACGCCGACGATCCACGACTTCTGGAACATGGAAGACGACGACCGCACGAACGAACGAAACGCGTTCCTGAAGAACGCGGCGCTGCTCGGCGCGGCGCTAGCGATTCTCGGGAGCGGAAAGCGGGCCCACCCGTCGGCGTCGACGCTCGCCGACCCGACGGAGGAGACGCGAACCGGCGACGCGGCCGAACCCGCCGAGACGGTCGACACGGTCGAGTAA
- a CDS encoding CPBP family intramembrane glutamic endopeptidase — protein sequence MSSPPDSAPADDTSPVDSGRGSFLRRALALFALGLLGIAALGVTVATQLGTTPSPPGVDLPLPLLVVASLIPNTLLLLVAVVVGTYCAPRAGFRSHVDERVARGTPVRSNLRPELPTAVVVGLAVGIGIVGLDAVAALFVPEVAQLQRGGGTPSVGALLATVPLRFLYGGIVEELLLRWGFVSLLVYLAWRVLGTGVGPSERVVWTGILVAAVAFGLGHLPALLGTADSLGIPVSAGLVARTVLLNAVGGVAFGWLFWRKSLEAAMVGHAASHVALVGSSLLVILL from the coding sequence GGTTCGTTTCTCCGCCGCGCTCTCGCACTGTTCGCGCTCGGTCTCCTCGGTATCGCAGCGCTCGGGGTGACTGTCGCGACCCAGTTGGGCACGACGCCGTCGCCGCCCGGTGTCGACCTGCCGCTTCCGCTTCTGGTCGTCGCTTCGCTGATTCCGAACACGCTGTTGCTGCTCGTGGCCGTCGTCGTCGGGACGTACTGCGCGCCTCGCGCCGGGTTTCGCTCGCACGTCGACGAGCGCGTCGCGCGCGGGACGCCGGTGCGCTCGAATCTCCGCCCCGAACTACCGACTGCCGTCGTCGTCGGTCTCGCTGTCGGAATCGGTATCGTCGGGTTGGACGCGGTCGCTGCGCTGTTCGTCCCGGAAGTCGCACAACTTCAGAGAGGTGGCGGCACGCCCTCCGTCGGGGCGCTGCTGGCGACGGTGCCGCTCCGGTTTCTCTACGGCGGCATCGTCGAGGAGTTACTGCTGCGCTGGGGGTTCGTCTCGCTTCTCGTCTACCTCGCGTGGCGAGTGCTCGGAACCGGTGTCGGGCCCTCCGAGCGGGTCGTCTGGACCGGTATCCTCGTCGCCGCCGTCGCCTTCGGCCTCGGGCACCTGCCGGCGCTTCTCGGAACCGCCGATTCGCTCGGCATCCCGGTGAGCGCCGGACTCGTCGCGCGAACGGTACTGCTCAACGCCGTCGGCGGCGTCGCGTTCGGGTGGCTGTTCTGGCGAAAGAGCCTCGAAGCCGCGATGGTCGGTCACGCCGCCTCGCACGTCGCCCTCGTCGGGTCGTCGCTGCTGGTGATTCTGCTCTGA